The Camelus dromedarius isolate mCamDro1 chromosome 1, mCamDro1.pat, whole genome shotgun sequence genome has a window encoding:
- the CPLX1 gene encoding complexin-1 has translation MEFVMKQALGGATKDMGKMLGGDEEKDPDAAKKEEERQEALRQEEEERKAKYAKMEAEREAMRQGIRDKYGIKKKEEREAEAQAAMEANSEGSLTRPKKAIPPGCGDEPEEEDESILDTVIKYLPGPLQDMFKK, from the exons GGGCCACCAAGGACATGGGGAAGATGCTAGGGGGTGATGAGGAGAAGGACCCCGACGCAgccaagaaggaggaggagcgGCAGGAGGCGCTgcggcaggaggaagaggagcgcAAGGCCAAGTACGCCAAGATGGAGGCGGAGCGCGAGGCCATGCGGCAGGGCATCCGCGACAAG TACGGCATCAAGAAAAAGGAGGAGCGTGAGGCCGAGGCCCAGGCAGCCATGGAGGCCAATTCGGAGGGCAGCCTGACTCGGCCCAAGAAGGCCATCCCACCAGGCTGCGGGGACGAGCCCGAGGAGGAGGACGAGAGCATCCTGGACACAGTCATCAAGTACCTGCCTGGGCCGCTGCAGGACATGTTCAAGAAGTAA